From Pseudopipra pipra isolate bDixPip1 chromosome 9, bDixPip1.hap1, whole genome shotgun sequence, a single genomic window includes:
- the ZNF326 gene encoding DBIRD complex subunit ZNF326 isoform X2 produces the protein MDYGEDMDRDYGHGGYGGPRSMDSYLNQSYGMESHGGGGGGGGGGGNRFGPYESYDSGSSLGGRDLYRSGYGYNEPEQSRFGGSYGGRFDNSYRNSLDSFGGRNQGGSSWEAPYSRSKLRPGFMEDRGRESYSSYSSFSSPHMKPAPVGSRGRGTPAYPESGFGSRNYDAFGGPSTGRGRGRGHMGDFGGMHRPGIVVDYHNKPSPAAVAARGIKRKMIPQPYNKPGGTFIKKPKMTKPILKLSQKKSPNMKTSFQDSTIEEIEVDTSGAVVIYEDFTRDAYDLGYQTFGDGKGGEVKSEEEEKRRIEARREKQRRRREKNSEKYGDGYRMAFTCSFCKFRTFEEKEIEAHLESAAHQETLDHIQKQTKFDKVVMEFLHECMVNKFKKTAMRKQQTSNQTENAQAAEKDIMEGVTADDHMMKVETVHCSACSVYVPALHSSVQQHLKSPDHIKGKQAYREQIKRESVLTATSILNNPIVKARYELYVKGENPFEINDQAQEQQTEEEDKADEPAEGEEEEEEEEEETEEQTDFTLDHTEDN, from the exons atggaCTACGGGGAAG ACATGGACCGTGATTATGGGCATGGAGGCTATGGTGGCCCACGATCCATGGACTCTTACCTTAACCAATCCTATGGGATGGAGAGTCATGGAGGTGGAGGcggaggaggtggtggtggtggtaacAG GTTTGGACCTTATGAGTCTTACGACTCCGGGTCTTCTCTGGGTGGGCGAGATCTGTACAGATCTGGCTATGGTTATAATGAACCCGAACAAAGCCGCTTCGGAGGTAGTTATGGTGGTCGATTTGACAACTCCTACCGGAATAGCCTTGACTCTTTCGGAGGTAGAAACCAGGGCGGGTCTAGCTGGGAAGCACCTTACTCCCGTTCAAAATTGAGGCCTGGGTTTATGGAGGACAGAGGAAGAGAGAGTTACTCTTCCTACAGCAGTTTTTCTTCACCCCATATGAAGCCTGCACCTGTAGGCTCTCGGGGGAGAGGAACGCCTGCTTATCCTGAAAGTGGATTTGGAAGCAGAAACTATGATGCTTTTGGAGGACCATCAACAGGCAGAGGCCGAGGCCGAGGA CATATGGGAGACTTTGGAGGAATGCACAGACCTGGGATTGTCGTTGACTATCATAACAAAcccagtcctgcagcagttgctgcaagaggaataaaaagaaaaatgatacCACAGCCGTATAACAAACCTGGTGGGACTTTCATCAAGAAACCCAAAATGACAAAACCTATTTTGAAGCTGAGCCAGAAAAAATCGCCTA ACATGAAGACGTCTTTCCAGGATTCTACTATAGAG GAAATTGAAGTTGATACAAGTGGTGCAGTCGTTATATATGAAGACTTTACAAGAGATGCTTATGATCTTGGATATCAGACTTTTGGAG ATGGCAAAGGAGGAGAAGTTAAAagtgaggaagaagaaaagcgGCGAATCGAGGCCAGAAGAGAGAAGCAAAGGcgtagaagggaaaaaaacagtgaaaaatatggTGATGGATACAG AATGGCATTTACTTGCTCATTTTGCAAGTTTCGAAcgtttgaagaaaaagaaattgaggCACATCTGGAGAGTGCAGCTCACCAGGAGACACTGGATCATATCCAGAAGCAAACCAAATTTGACAAAGTAGTGATGGAATTTCTTCAT GAGTGTATGGTGAATAAATTCAAGAAGACAGCTATGCGTAAGCAGCAGACAAGTAACCAAACGGAAAATGCTCAGGCTGCTGAAAAAGATATAATGGAAG GGGTTACTGCTGATGACCATATGATGAAAGTTGAGACTGTCCACTGCAGTGCTTGCAGTGTGTACGTTCCTGCATTGCACAGTTCTGTTCAGCAACACTTAAAATCTCCTGATcacataaaaggaaaacaa GCCTACagagaacaaataaaaaggGAGAGTGTTCTCACTGCCACCAGTATATTGAATAATCCTATAGTCAAGGCACGATATGAGCTGTATGTGAAG GGTGAAAATCCTTTTGAAATTAATGATCAGGCTCAAGAGCAGCAGACAGAGGAAGAGGACAAAGCTGATGAGCCAGCTGagggtgaggaagaggaggaagaagaggaggaagaaactgAAGAACAAACTGACTTCACTTTAGACCACACTGAAGATAACTAa
- the ZNF326 gene encoding DBIRD complex subunit ZNF326 isoform X3: MDYGEAEDRDWRFPDTPMHCGVNMPSGSVSDMDRDYGHGGYGGPRSMDSYLNQSYGMESHGGGGGGGGGGGNRFGPYESYDSGSSLGGRDLYRSGYGYNEPEQSRFGGSYGGRFDNSYRNSLDSFGGRNQGGSSWEAPYSRSKLRPGFMEDRGRESYSSYSSFSSPHMKPAPVGSRGRGTPAYPESGFGSRNYDAFGGPSTGRGRGRGHMGDFGGMHRPGIVVDYHNKPSPAAVAARGIKRKMIPQPYNKPGGTFIKKPKMTKPILKLSQKKSPNMKTSFQDSTIEEIEVDTSGAVVIYEDFTRDAYDLGYQTFGDGKGGEVKSEEEEKRRIEARREKQRRRREKNSEKYGDGYRMAFTCSFCKFRTFEEKEIEAHLESAAHQETLDHIQKQTKFDKVVMEFLHECMVNKFKKTAMRKQQTSNQTENAQAAEKDIMEGVTADDHMMKVETVHCSACSVYVPALHSSVQQHLKSPDHIKGKQAYREQIKRESVLTATSILNNPIVKARYELYVKGENPFEINDQAQEQQTEEEDKADEPAEGEEEEEEEEEETEEQTDFTLDHTEDN; encoded by the exons atggaCTACGGGGAAG CTGAAGACAGAGATTGGAGATTCCCAGATACCCCCATGCATTGTGGTGTGAACATGCCCAGTGGGTCAGTCTCAG ACATGGACCGTGATTATGGGCATGGAGGCTATGGTGGCCCACGATCCATGGACTCTTACCTTAACCAATCCTATGGGATGGAGAGTCATGGAGGTGGAGGcggaggaggtggtggtggtggtaacAG GTTTGGACCTTATGAGTCTTACGACTCCGGGTCTTCTCTGGGTGGGCGAGATCTGTACAGATCTGGCTATGGTTATAATGAACCCGAACAAAGCCGCTTCGGAGGTAGTTATGGTGGTCGATTTGACAACTCCTACCGGAATAGCCTTGACTCTTTCGGAGGTAGAAACCAGGGCGGGTCTAGCTGGGAAGCACCTTACTCCCGTTCAAAATTGAGGCCTGGGTTTATGGAGGACAGAGGAAGAGAGAGTTACTCTTCCTACAGCAGTTTTTCTTCACCCCATATGAAGCCTGCACCTGTAGGCTCTCGGGGGAGAGGAACGCCTGCTTATCCTGAAAGTGGATTTGGAAGCAGAAACTATGATGCTTTTGGAGGACCATCAACAGGCAGAGGCCGAGGCCGAGGA CATATGGGAGACTTTGGAGGAATGCACAGACCTGGGATTGTCGTTGACTATCATAACAAAcccagtcctgcagcagttgctgcaagaggaataaaaagaaaaatgatacCACAGCCGTATAACAAACCTGGTGGGACTTTCATCAAGAAACCCAAAATGACAAAACCTATTTTGAAGCTGAGCCAGAAAAAATCGCCTA ACATGAAGACGTCTTTCCAGGATTCTACTATAGAG GAAATTGAAGTTGATACAAGTGGTGCAGTCGTTATATATGAAGACTTTACAAGAGATGCTTATGATCTTGGATATCAGACTTTTGGAG ATGGCAAAGGAGGAGAAGTTAAAagtgaggaagaagaaaagcgGCGAATCGAGGCCAGAAGAGAGAAGCAAAGGcgtagaagggaaaaaaacagtgaaaaatatggTGATGGATACAG AATGGCATTTACTTGCTCATTTTGCAAGTTTCGAAcgtttgaagaaaaagaaattgaggCACATCTGGAGAGTGCAGCTCACCAGGAGACACTGGATCATATCCAGAAGCAAACCAAATTTGACAAAGTAGTGATGGAATTTCTTCAT GAGTGTATGGTGAATAAATTCAAGAAGACAGCTATGCGTAAGCAGCAGACAAGTAACCAAACGGAAAATGCTCAGGCTGCTGAAAAAGATATAATGGAAG GGGTTACTGCTGATGACCATATGATGAAAGTTGAGACTGTCCACTGCAGTGCTTGCAGTGTGTACGTTCCTGCATTGCACAGTTCTGTTCAGCAACACTTAAAATCTCCTGATcacataaaaggaaaacaa GCCTACagagaacaaataaaaaggGAGAGTGTTCTCACTGCCACCAGTATATTGAATAATCCTATAGTCAAGGCACGATATGAGCTGTATGTGAAG GGTGAAAATCCTTTTGAAATTAATGATCAGGCTCAAGAGCAGCAGACAGAGGAAGAGGACAAAGCTGATGAGCCAGCTGagggtgaggaagaggaggaagaagaggaggaagaaactgAAGAACAAACTGACTTCACTTTAGACCACACTGAAGATAACTAa
- the ZNF326 gene encoding DBIRD complex subunit ZNF326 isoform X1, giving the protein MENTVENDIFSFYYMDRDYGHGGYGGPRSMDSYLNQSYGMESHGGGGGGGGGGGNRFGPYESYDSGSSLGGRDLYRSGYGYNEPEQSRFGGSYGGRFDNSYRNSLDSFGGRNQGGSSWEAPYSRSKLRPGFMEDRGRESYSSYSSFSSPHMKPAPVGSRGRGTPAYPESGFGSRNYDAFGGPSTGRGRGRGHMGDFGGMHRPGIVVDYHNKPSPAAVAARGIKRKMIPQPYNKPGGTFIKKPKMTKPILKLSQKKSPNMKTSFQDSTIEEIEVDTSGAVVIYEDFTRDAYDLGYQTFGDGKGGEVKSEEEEKRRIEARREKQRRRREKNSEKYGDGYRMAFTCSFCKFRTFEEKEIEAHLESAAHQETLDHIQKQTKFDKVVMEFLHECMVNKFKKTAMRKQQTSNQTENAQAAEKDIMEGVTADDHMMKVETVHCSACSVYVPALHSSVQQHLKSPDHIKGKQAYREQIKRESVLTATSILNNPIVKARYELYVKGENPFEINDQAQEQQTEEEDKADEPAEGEEEEEEEEEETEEQTDFTLDHTEDN; this is encoded by the exons ATGGAGAACACTGTTGAAAATGATATCTTCTCTTTTTACT ACATGGACCGTGATTATGGGCATGGAGGCTATGGTGGCCCACGATCCATGGACTCTTACCTTAACCAATCCTATGGGATGGAGAGTCATGGAGGTGGAGGcggaggaggtggtggtggtggtaacAG GTTTGGACCTTATGAGTCTTACGACTCCGGGTCTTCTCTGGGTGGGCGAGATCTGTACAGATCTGGCTATGGTTATAATGAACCCGAACAAAGCCGCTTCGGAGGTAGTTATGGTGGTCGATTTGACAACTCCTACCGGAATAGCCTTGACTCTTTCGGAGGTAGAAACCAGGGCGGGTCTAGCTGGGAAGCACCTTACTCCCGTTCAAAATTGAGGCCTGGGTTTATGGAGGACAGAGGAAGAGAGAGTTACTCTTCCTACAGCAGTTTTTCTTCACCCCATATGAAGCCTGCACCTGTAGGCTCTCGGGGGAGAGGAACGCCTGCTTATCCTGAAAGTGGATTTGGAAGCAGAAACTATGATGCTTTTGGAGGACCATCAACAGGCAGAGGCCGAGGCCGAGGA CATATGGGAGACTTTGGAGGAATGCACAGACCTGGGATTGTCGTTGACTATCATAACAAAcccagtcctgcagcagttgctgcaagaggaataaaaagaaaaatgatacCACAGCCGTATAACAAACCTGGTGGGACTTTCATCAAGAAACCCAAAATGACAAAACCTATTTTGAAGCTGAGCCAGAAAAAATCGCCTA ACATGAAGACGTCTTTCCAGGATTCTACTATAGAG GAAATTGAAGTTGATACAAGTGGTGCAGTCGTTATATATGAAGACTTTACAAGAGATGCTTATGATCTTGGATATCAGACTTTTGGAG ATGGCAAAGGAGGAGAAGTTAAAagtgaggaagaagaaaagcgGCGAATCGAGGCCAGAAGAGAGAAGCAAAGGcgtagaagggaaaaaaacagtgaaaaatatggTGATGGATACAG AATGGCATTTACTTGCTCATTTTGCAAGTTTCGAAcgtttgaagaaaaagaaattgaggCACATCTGGAGAGTGCAGCTCACCAGGAGACACTGGATCATATCCAGAAGCAAACCAAATTTGACAAAGTAGTGATGGAATTTCTTCAT GAGTGTATGGTGAATAAATTCAAGAAGACAGCTATGCGTAAGCAGCAGACAAGTAACCAAACGGAAAATGCTCAGGCTGCTGAAAAAGATATAATGGAAG GGGTTACTGCTGATGACCATATGATGAAAGTTGAGACTGTCCACTGCAGTGCTTGCAGTGTGTACGTTCCTGCATTGCACAGTTCTGTTCAGCAACACTTAAAATCTCCTGATcacataaaaggaaaacaa GCCTACagagaacaaataaaaaggGAGAGTGTTCTCACTGCCACCAGTATATTGAATAATCCTATAGTCAAGGCACGATATGAGCTGTATGTGAAG GGTGAAAATCCTTTTGAAATTAATGATCAGGCTCAAGAGCAGCAGACAGAGGAAGAGGACAAAGCTGATGAGCCAGCTGagggtgaggaagaggaggaagaagaggaggaagaaactgAAGAACAAACTGACTTCACTTTAGACCACACTGAAGATAACTAa